The DNA segment aTTCCATATTTTACTCTAAATAgtctttttgagtttttttttagtagagACTAGGAATCCTTTACTGAAAGTAATTATACATGAGTGGGATAAAATGATTATACACTacaaaaatttatctttaaatatttaagataattGTATGTATAGGAGTCAAATCTTATAATTGATTCACAAATTCAATAATATCTTTTAGTTCTGTTATTGaacaaagataaaatataatttttgggagataaaatatattatataagatatgaaattattataatCATAATAGTTAGTTTTTAAGTTAACGTCTATTATcctctaaaatatgttttagaaCTTGTAACATTTTCAACGATTGTTGTTTAACGAATTGTTTATATTTAGACATTGTTActtactaatttttattatcGAAGGTAATTTATGTGTCAggttagattttttaaaataatatcttttGTCATTCAAGAATCATCATTTAAGAGAAGTTATTCAAgaattacttaaaattatatcattaaaGTAAATATCTGTATAAGTTGTTTAACTATGATATGATGATTATTAAAGATCAATTAACATGagataaacaattttaaattaattgtttgaattatattaatcaGAAATGCTCTTAGAAtgatgaattaaaagaaaattacctTAATAAATACTGAAAACATCTTTATCTTCCTCCTAATTCCATTTTCACCATTGGCCACTTGTGGTTGTCTTTGGGCCCAAACTCATCCATTAGCAAGTCTCTTGTAGAGCATAGCGTGGTCCAGTATGTCACATTGCCATCAAACCATATTGGGGAtcctttttatgttatgtttggGTTTTCCTATCTTGTCATTTAggtcactctttttttttttttcattcagattttttcaataattaatttgttgatgTAGTAATTACTCACTATgaataaaaaggataaaaaaaataatgaccgTGGTACATGGCTAAACGCCAAAAGATTCTTCCTCAAACCGCAGTAAGCTTGAAACGTGGCATAATAAATCACACACATGGGGAATTGAATGCCGAGTTAACAGTTATTATTACATGACATTTTCATTGCAGGGCATGTTAGTAGGCATATAATTGgggataaaaaaggaaaaaagaaagttaaaaaagaTTAGCagcataataacaataataataatattattaatattaaaagaaagaacCGACGGGTCGCTTTTTAATCAGTGTTGCAGTCGCTTTACTAAATTCCCGTCCCAACCAATCAAGCCACAAAATTGTTGTTTACTGctcaaatttattgtttgtatttttttttttatatctttcttTTCCAATCGGAgccataaaatgaaaaaaaaaaaaaaaagtaaagttgTGGTAGGTATAAGATGAGCATTTCTAATGGAGCAAGAAATTGgtgattcattttctttctttgtgaATTGCATTGCAATGtaagtcttcttcttcttttccttttcctttttccctTTCCGTCTTTAGAATTCAGTGAGGTTTCCGTTATGCATTAGATTCGATTCGTCAAACCAGAAAGTTATGTGTCTATATGAAATGTATTGTATTGTACCTAGCTATCACTCACTGTTCACACTCTCAGGGATTCACTCTCTCACAACCTTCTTCTAATATCATGTGCCATTAATTTCATGTTAAATTGGTAATTTTTACGTACATATCTATCTGTTTCCCTTCAGGATCTGGATTCATTGATTGGCTTTGCGAGGTAAAAATCCCCCCTTTTTTTCAGGATCATTTCtgttttcccttttgttttaactataaaattctGTTGGTTTGATTTATAATGTTAACTGGAACATTGATACTATATGTTTCTCTTCTCTGACAATGctcaaatatatatgttttttttttctgtttggaTGAATCATAGAAGGGGAGCTTGGGTGCTACTCTGAACACAAATTTTCAAGATAGCTATGggtgttgtatatttttttgtgaagaatTAATGAGCATAATGTTTTCTGAAAGATTGGGGGCAGACGAATCTCATTGTCAAGATTTACAGAGTTTGAGTGTGTCAAAGCGACTTGTGAGGAGTGTTAGCCAGAAGTGGAGGAAGAAGAGTAACAAGAATTGCGGGGAAGTGGCTGATGATGTAAATGGAGTTTCTTTAACATGCTTAAATCTGTATGGACGAGGTGGGGGCTGCAAGGTAGGTGCTGACACCACTGATGATTTTGGCGATTCAAGCAGTAGAAGGAGATCTAGTGCCAGTGACGAAGGAAAGGGATATAAGCCAATTTGTGGCCCGGAAGAAACTGCTGTGGATTGCTTTTCATATGGGGTGAAGGACAGGTTTTGGAGGAGACACAACCGAAAGAATTCTGAGCTTGAAGAATTGTTTACAAACAATAGAATGCATATCTTTCTTCCTGATGATATTCTTGAAATGTGTTTGGTTAGGCTCCCATTGACAAGTCTCATGAATGCCCGTCTCGTGTGTAAAAAATGGAGGTCATTGACCACCACGCCTAGGTTCCTCAAAATAAGAAGGGAGGGTTCATATCAAAGTCCATGGTTGTTTCTGTTCGGTGTTGTTAAAGATGGATTTTGTTCTGGTGAGATACATGCGCTGGATGTGTCTCTGAATCAATGGCACAGGATAGATGCTCATTTTCTCAGAGGAAGGTTCTTGTTCTCTGTTGCTGGTATACAGGATGATATCTTCATTGTTGGAGGATGTTCTAGCTTGACTAACTTTGGGAAAGTGGATAGGAGCTCATTCAATACACACAAAGGGGTGCTTGCATTTAGTCCCTTGACAAAATCTTGGCGTAAAATGCCATCCATGAAATATGCTAGATCAAATCCTATATTAGGAGTCTCTGAGGTCAGTTTGGATTTTCCAACTTGTCAAAGTCATCAAAGTCGGCAGGATAGACGTTTTCCAAGATCAAGGATTGGTGGGGTTTCAGACGTCTATGAGGATCCCCACAAGCTTTCAATGAGACGCCATTGCAGACCTGCTTTTAATGAGACTGAAGCTTTGTCTCTGCCCAGTCGAAAGACATACAAATTCCTTAGGCAAAAAAGTGAGCATTCAAGCTCAAAGGGCAGTAAAAGATTTTTGTTGATAGCTGTTGGAGGTCTGGGATCTTGGGATGAGCCTCTGGACTCTGGAGAAATATATGATTCTGTGTCAAATAAATGGACTGAAATCCCAAGATTACCTTTCGATTTTGGGGTTGCTCGTTCTGGAATTGTTTGTGGCAGGATGTTTTATGTTTATTCTGAAACAGACAAGCTTGCAGCATATGACATAGAACGGGGTATCTGGATTGCAATTCAAGCCACTCCAATCCCACCTCGTGTACATGGGTACTACCCCAGACTTGTATCTTCTGATGGTCGCCTTTTCATGCTCTCAGTGTCCTGGTGTGAAGGGGATGGTCAGATTGGGAGACGAAACAAGGCTGTTAGAAAATTGTGGGAGTTGGATCTCATGTATCTTACCTGGACTGAAGCCTCAGCGCATCCAGATGCCCCAATGGACTGGAATGCTGTTTTTGTGTCGGATAAAAGCCTGATTTTTGGGGTGGAGATGTTCAAAATAATTGGTCGGGTATTGGGTTTTTTCACCGTCTGTGATGTGTCTGATATGGCAAACTGGAACCATATTTCAAGGGATCATGTTACTCATGAGCTGGACGTTTCTTCTTGCTTGACCAAATCTGTGGCAGTGCTACACCTTTGAAATCCTTTGTGCATGGATGGCATGCTAAACAACAGAATCTTAGATCTTCCCTCTATGTTTTGAGGTGCAACATGACCGGTAAGTCCTGCTCTATATTTGCTGCATATAAATTGTAATGGGCAAATCTTCTGAACACGATTCTCAGTTTCTGTGCTTCTCATGTAccttttatttaattcatttctcaCCAATCATAAAAGTTGAATTCCACACTGACTTTGCACTTATATTATTTCGCCTATCCATCGAGTTTCTGGAATTAGGTTTTTGTATTATAACTAGTTGCACTAATCAGCCTCCTTATGAATTTGGCATATGACTATACTTATATGCAAATATGCAATCCAATCCAAGTGACATTGTCTCAATTCTGAAGAAGGCAATCCCAGGGATAGGGAATTGGCTCAATGAAAACGAGTATATAATGTGTGATTAGGGCATTGTTGCACCCTTAAATCTATGTCTGCTAATGTTTTCCGGAAAAGTTGCTATAGATTTTCTTGTGAATCTGTGATATTACTCATTCTCATGAATACACTTGGTAGGGATAGCGTTCTCTGTGTCAGAAAATTGTTCCAAAAACTTGAcagtaaaatgttaaaaaatatttgcataTGACCATTAACTGTTAAGTTTAGTCTTGTTTATCCCTTTAACCGAATGAAAAGGCTTATTTTACTTGTATTGGAATTTTTGTCTTCTTTATTAGAAGAATAAAAgtcacaaaaatcaaaattttaattatttggtcGTGAAGTTTTGAAATGGCCATGCGAAAACTTTTTATTATGTACTATTGTGGATATTGACAACACAGTCGATTGCGTGCAATATGCTACGAGAGTTTGTAAATTTTAGGCATAagtaaaatacaaacaaaaagaaaactattttGATGTTGACGTGTATATAtaatctaaatataaattattatataaaatgagtttattgatttttataataattattttaagttatactaatcatgatgaataaaaaataatcatactaATGATTTCTGATTGTTAAATAATGTAAAACTTACACTAACTATAAATGCATATTAAACCCTTTGAAAAATAACAATCCGATAAAACTGAAATGCGTTGTCACTATAATTAGGGTAGTTTGTACACATTTTCCCCTTAGAGGTAATTACACTTTGTTTTTGGattgcaaaaaagaaagattacATTAAAATGAACCGTGGAGTTGAAACCCCACTACATCAGCTAACATCAAGTGCCTCAAACAAGAGGAGGTAGGATGCTTATGCATCACGAAATCTTTCTCTAAACCGTGAGGCAAATTTGCCAAACCATTCGCATATACATTACCTTCACGGTATATATGAGAAATTCGCACTCTCCAATCAGCATGCAAAGGGAATTGGATCCCTTGAATCAATGCTCATAAGTCTGAACAATAGTCTCAGACTCGATTTGAGGGGTAACCACCCTTAAGTTCTACTTATTTTCAAGGATATTATGTTTGCAggttttgtttttcatatgGTAATCCTGTTTATAACTTGTACATAAAGATAAAAGGATgtgtaatttttcaaaaaatggtgttaatatgtaaaaataatatataaaataaattgtgtgacttttgaaataagtaaaatttaagaatatCAAGGAAGGTcaagataattatttataagaagtataaatatttataattctaTCAAACctatatttcttttaaagaatAGATGTTTACCAATGTAGTCTAATTCAATTCATTTAACATGACGTGTGGATATCATAAAAGATATCATATTCAATtcctatggataaaaaaaaattcagcataaattttaattcttccAACAAGAAGCAAAGAGATCTCACTATTATCTATATTCCATTTTgtttaaaagtttattaaagTAACATAAATTAGTTTAGAGGCCTTTGCAATAAAATTAACCGATAATTATAggattttttacaaaatttatttagatttatgaaaataacatgcaactctaataagtttttttgaattgtttaaataagtttatttgataaaatttatttaaacaaattatttttaaataaataaaatatttttaaaatttcagtgattaaaaaagaatattcaTTTTGTTCTAAACGTGATACTTTTTGGATTGTATAAAAAGTTTGACAATAAtccattgataataaaaaaataacgttAATTTAAGtctttaactataaaaaaatattaattttttgtttcaaatacatggttaatataaaaaaaaattataattttaatatcatttttattaaaagaaatatgttttatttgtatTAGATTTACAGATTAATAGTCTTAAAGTATTACTTcattaaacaaatataatttatctataacttgaaattcaaaaagtttataatatttttaagctattataaatatttagtaaaatatataaaatattttgtaaaaggaGGAATTAGTAGACACTAAAAACGTTACGTCGAGGTagaataaatacaaatttagaGGGGGGAacctaaaaacaacaaaatactcAGAAACTCATCCTGTAGTAACtcgtttttgttattattattaaaataaaacttactacTATAGTATGATGTAAAGCTCAAAAAGCGAGAGAATCAGGAGCAACAAATGAACAGCTGGTAAAAGAATGGGTAACGTGTATAGTATACAACAATCCCCAACTGCAGTTGGATAAATGCATATAGTAAGACGATAAGCATCATATATAGATACAATCCAAAACTGCTAGGCACAAGATAAAATTACATACAAATTTTTGTGATCTTCAACTGGACAGTGAAGCATCTAAAACAACAATACTAGAAAGTTGATTCATTTCATCCCATGTTTGGAAAGATTCCCGAGAAGTTTGGTATCTTATCAACATGCTTGAGGGCACGCTCAGCTGTCTGCCGAGTTCGATAGTCACCATGCTGGAAAGCATCCACAAGTGCAGTACTCACATTTTGGTCCCCAGAAACTTCATAGGCTATATCATCTGTTCTCAATAATCTCTCCACTGCCCAAACTGCCCTCCTCCTCAAAGTATCTGTTCTTTTCTCAAGTAGCACATCAAGTATAGGCTTCACTCCCTCTGCTTCACACAAAATCGCCACTCCTTGCTCAATATCTACCCCATCTTCTATTAAAGTAGATAAAGCAGCAAGTGCTGCCTCAACCACATTCACATTTGTGTGGTCCAGCAGACCTACTAACTTAAGCACTGCCTGCCCTTCGTAGAGACAAAATGTTTCTTTTAAAGAACATATCCCTCGGTGGAGCCTACACGATCCAGTTATGACTGGCTTTTTGCTGAAGCATGAAAACACAGAAGCACAAAAACCCGGCAATGGCATCTCAGGTAATCTGGTCAAGTTTTTCGATTCTTGGGATAAATTCTCCAGAGCTGTAGCAGAAACCATCTGTACATTATCAAGTCCATTGGACTGAAGCAGATCAATAAAGAGAGCGGCAAGATTGTGATCACGGCAGAGTGCAATGGCATCAGGCTCTTCTGCCAAGACATATGTAACCCTTGCAACAATCTTAACAAGCCCTTCAAGAAATGGTGTCACGAAGCGAGTGCCTCGGATCTCTCCCTGCCTGATGGCAATCACCCTGGATATGACCATCACAAAGGCACCTTCATCTAGTAGCTGCCTTGTGAGGCCCAAGTCCCTTTCAGGAAGATCCGCTAAAAGGCCAACGGCCGCTGCCTGCTCTTCAGTGATTCCTGTATTTTCTGCTATGACTTTAATGAGACTACCAAGCTGTCCAACTGAGCCGCGTAGTGCATCAGCTAGTTCCTGACCCATATGAGGAGACAAGTTCTGAAGAAGTTTTATGGAAGCTACACGCAGATCTTTCTGTGGTGCCTCAATGAACTGAACTAGACTGATGGTGGCACCGGAGCTTTTGATAGCAGCCACTACACTCAGAACTGTAGTTGGAAAACTAGTAAGTCCAACAAGAACTTGGAGAAGTTTGCACTCTATTGCGGGACCGGTGTTACTTATAAGATGGAGTAGATTACGAACTATATCCTCTGAGACCAGAGTTTGGTGATCAGGTCCAAATGGAATGGAATAAAAGTCTTCTCCTGAGTTTACAACACTGGCAAGAATTGTGGCGGAGATCTCTTTTAATCGTGTTGGAAGAAGATTAGGACCCACTGCAAAAAGGTCATTGACAAGAGGAGAAAGTATTCCAGCCTCTATTAAAATCTTCGCACTTGGATAACATGATGATATCTGATTTAGTGCCCTCAGTGCTGCTTCTCTTGATTGCATATTACCACTTTTCATTATATTGATCAGAGATGAACCCACAGTTCCAGCAACAAGGACTTTAACATCATTGTTTAAAACCAGCTCACCAAGGTATGTAGCCATGGAGAGTTTGGTTTCTGGTGGACCTGCAAACATTTAATGAAAAACAACTTGATACCCACATAGGAACATGAAGTTATACAAGCAAGTGACCAATCATGATTCCAAATATTTAGGGTAGttaatgtaaataattaatcaaattaaatggAATGTGCTTGAATTATATGTCCACACTGCAATTTTACCTAGGGCTACATCCTCTAATATTtccttgaaaatatatttttgataaatttttggtAATCACACCTTTTCTAATTGCTTGTATTATCTGTATAATTTCTGGTGTTTGGGCATAGACAACATTTTCCAGGAAACACTTCTCTATTATTTGAAGAGGTGAAACTGAAACTGACTTTGACTTTTTAGAAGTGGAAAATATAAGATGACGTTTTACTTTCAACAgaactgaaaatatttttttccaggAAATATTTTAATGGAAGCTATTTCCCCCCAAGAAATGTTGAAACAAAAGTTGATCAATATCAGTAAGATTTGACAAAGTTTGATGTTGCCTGTTGACTTTCTAACACAATCATCCTTTTATCCAAGCCtgtaaagaggaaaaaaaatcgcAACAAAACATCTTATTCTTATTGGTGATATGAAATTGTACTGATTCATCATTCATCCAAATATCATGTTTCAAAGTCATCGTGACATGATATGAGATATATATTAGAGTCTTGGTACCTTCAAGAAGCTGGGTCAGAAGAGGTTGTAATCTGCCATTTTCGGCCATCTGCCGCACATTACTCTCACACTTCTCCAGATTCTCCAATGTTTTATCAGCCTTCTCAACAGTGAGAAGATCTTCTGATTTGCTGCTTGTCATCCCTACTAATATAAGAATGGCACCATTGATAGAACCAATCTTCTCACAAAGGGTTGCAGATTTTGAGAGCTCGTAAAGCAAGGAGACAGCCTCCTCTCTTTCTTTAGAAAGCTCATGCGAAAGGAATTTTACTACAGTACGCACAGTATCCCCTTCAGCCAACAATTCCTTTAGAGCAAAGAGaatatgttaacatcaattCGCCAAAAGTACACTTATGATACCAAAAACCTAGACAGGAAATGAAATGATAACCATCAAACTATGACAAACCTTATTCTCGTCATCTTCCTCTACAACAACTCTAAGGGTTTCCAGAGCTCTACAGCGAACCTTACGGCTGCTACTCTTCAGCATGTCAACAATCATTGGGATAAGCCCTGCATTTCGGACAGTGTGTTTGTTCGATCGACTTCTTCGGCAGATGTGCTGGACATACTTTAAGGCCTGAAGAGTTTCATTTTCTGGACTCCCCATATTCAATGACCGGTGAGCCATATCAAGTTGTGCAACTTCATTCCTGGCAGTCCATTCTTCAATGGTGTTACGCAAAGCCATACTTGGATTCAGCTCTGTGCTTCTTAGTTCATGAAGAGTCAAAGGGCATACCAGTTTCCGTCCGCTCTCTCTACATTCCTTGAACCATTTTTCAATTGCTTCACGTTCAAAAGTCTGTCCATTTTCTAAAGTAACAGGATCACGCATAACTTGATTCGTCAGCGGACATACAAAGGCATCATAAAGAGGCTCAATGTGCAACCTCTCAAAATGAAAGCTATCGTCTGACTGGCTGCCAGGGTCATTAGCTCCATCCCAGCTCGCAGCCATCATATACCCACTAATCTGTTGTCACAAAGAACACAAGGTTAAGGTAGCGCTGAGAAACTTACAATAATTGCAAGATTGAATAATTTCAACATAAATGTGCGgtattgaattaaattaaaatgcactGATAGTATAAAGGTCTTTTACATTGCCTGATCATATGGtactttgttgatttttataagaaCTACTTTAAAAGTTATACTTATAATGATTTCTAATTGGTTGACATCTGACAgtgcatgaaaattaaattctttttatactattatattATCTTCAACCAACGCCAGAAAAGCATCAGCAACTCGAATAGAAACAAAAACCAATCGTGTCAGAAGTTAATTACAATAATGAAACTGCCAGAACTGAATCAATTGTGAATCAAATGAAGTCAAAACCCCTCTGATCATCACTGCTCGATTAATAATTTATCCAATGCAATGACAGGCAAgataattattaacaaaaattagaCAGTTGCAAAGACCCAATATCAATAACTAAGAAACGTAACACACAGATCTCCCAGAATTGCATATTCCCTCAATTTAGAAACAGGGTGATGCAAATTAGTTCAGCTCAACCTTCATTTAAACAGAGACCGATGGCGTTTCAAGAATTCACACTCAATCAATTCAAAAATAGAAACTCTTTTCAGAGCAAATAGTAAGTGCGGTGCGGCGATGATAAACGAAACGACCATACACAAACAAAACGAACAGATAGTCATAATTCTAAAACGCATCGAAAAATGGCAAACGACAGTAACGTAATCAACAAGAAGCGTACCTGTGTCGGAATTCAAAGAAGCAGCGAGAGGGACCTCagccagaagaaaaaaaaaactacttttagTTATTAGTTAGAGAATTGAAGAGAAACCCTTGAAACAGAGTTGATTGCACAACGTAATTGGTGTTGTGCCATGCTAATTGCTAGCTAAAGAGTTGGAATTGCAAAAGGGTAGAGGTAGTCCAGTCGAGTTGAGGgagtaaaaaaagagaaacatcaaaaacaacaaacaaagcagaaatgaaaataaattgggTGATactataagaaaagaaagaactaatactaataataagggaaaacataaaaataaaaaataaaaaaatagaaaatgcagAGAGAGGTTGACTGGATTATAATAGTCATCAGGTCGGACAAAGGTAAAGAGAGAAGATGGAGCTATCATCCACCCGGACCAACGAAAATTACAGGTTGGCTCATATCCAATTAAATAATAACGGAGAAAATTTAGCTATAGCATTTCAAATATTATTgcgttttttttgttaaaaattatttatttttttgtaataaaaactGATATTAAAAGCCGATTTTAATAttgaatgtaaaattttaaatttaactgaAGTTAATACTAAAAAGAGGACTTAAGTTTTGTCATAAATTatgctttaaaaaaatctctgtcgtaaattaataaaaaaattaaatctactATTGATCAATTTATTACACTTTTGGCAATATAATATTCAAGAGAGTAAGATATTTATTGCTCCTTTCAAAAGTATGAATTGAAATACTTTAATTTCAATGTGTCTGTGTTAATTAAACACCTTCGGtggttatttcaaataaaataattgtttaactaactaaattattttattaaatatcttattaaaataatattaatgtatgttgttaaatataattaacaacGTGTTTTGttggagagaaagaaaagaaatgaaaaaaaggggttcttatatttattttctttcccatCTAGAAGAactaaaatatgaaagaaaataatttataacttgagttcaattaattactttaatatattatgttattcaatttcaaagtaaaaaaaacatattatcagttaattaaaaataagcccgcaaaaaataaattaattaacagtAATTATTGATACAACTATTCAAATAGTTAttatgaatattaatatatttattgataactGCTCTACAT comes from the Glycine soja cultivar W05 chromosome 6, ASM419377v2, whole genome shotgun sequence genome and includes:
- the LOC114414523 gene encoding U-box domain-containing protein 44-like, with protein sequence MMAASWDGANDPGSQSDDSFHFERLHIEPLYDAFVCPLTNQVMRDPVTLENGQTFEREAIEKWFKECRESGRKLVCPLTLHELRSTELNPSMALRNTIEEWTARNEVAQLDMAHRSLNMGSPENETLQALKYVQHICRRSRSNKHTVRNAGLIPMIVDMLKSSSRKVRCRALETLRVVVEEDDENKELLAEGDTVRTVVKFLSHELSKEREEAVSLLYELSKSATLCEKIGSINGAILILVGMTSSKSEDLLTVEKADKTLENLEKCESNVRQMAENGRLQPLLTQLLEGPPETKLSMATYLGELVLNNDVKVLVAGTVGSSLINIMKSGNMQSREAALRALNQISSCYPSAKILIEAGILSPLVNDLFAVGPNLLPTRLKEISATILASVVNSGEDFYSIPFGPDHQTLVSEDIVRNLLHLISNTGPAIECKLLQVLVGLTSFPTTVLSVVAAIKSSGATISLVQFIEAPQKDLRVASIKLLQNLSPHMGQELADALRGSVGQLGSLIKVIAENTGITEEQAAAVGLLADLPERDLGLTRQLLDEGAFVMVISRVIAIRQGEIRGTRFVTPFLEGLVKIVARVTYVLAEEPDAIALCRDHNLAALFIDLLQSNGLDNVQMVSATALENLSQESKNLTRLPEMPLPGFCASVFSCFSKKPVITGSCRLHRGICSLKETFCLYEGQAVLKLVGLLDHTNVNVVEAALAALSTLIEDGVDIEQGVAILCEAEGVKPILDVLLEKRTDTLRRRAVWAVERLLRTDDIAYEVSGDQNVSTALVDAFQHGDYRTRQTAERALKHVDKIPNFSGIFPNMG
- the LOC114414521 gene encoding F-box/kelch-repeat protein At5g42350-like, whose translation is MSIMFSERLGADESHCQDLQSLSVSKRLVRSVSQKWRKKSNKNCGEVADDVNGVSLTCLNLYGRGGGCKVGADTTDDFGDSSSRRRSSASDEGKGYKPICGPEETAVDCFSYGVKDRFWRRHNRKNSELEELFTNNRMHIFLPDDILEMCLVRLPLTSLMNARLVCKKWRSLTTTPRFLKIRREGSYQSPWLFLFGVVKDGFCSGEIHALDVSLNQWHRIDAHFLRGRFLFSVAGIQDDIFIVGGCSSLTNFGKVDRSSFNTHKGVLAFSPLTKSWRKMPSMKYARSNPILGVSEVSLDFPTCQSHQSRQDRRFPRSRIGGVSDVYEDPHKLSMRRHCRPAFNETEALSLPSRKTYKFLRQKSEHSSSKGSKRFLLIAVGGLGSWDEPLDSGEIYDSVSNKWTEIPRLPFDFGVARSGIVCGRMFYVYSETDKLAAYDIERGIWIAIQATPIPPRVHGYYPRLVSSDGRLFMLSVSWCEGDGQIGRRNKAVRKLWELDLMYLTWTEASAHPDAPMDWNAVFVSDKSLIFGVEMFKIIGRVLGFFTVCDVSDMANWNHISRDHVTHELDVSSCLTKSVAVLHL